ATCTCTAAGCAGTCTGCTTCAACCCATGCAAAACAACTCTCACTGGTCTCGCGAGTGCGCGGTGGCGATCACTGTGTGCGACGCTGAAGGCATCATCATCGAAATGAACGACCGCGCAGCGGAGGTCTTCGCCAAGGACGGCGGAACCAAGCTAATCGGCACGAACGTTTTGGACTGCCATCCCGAACCGTCGCGCTCTCTGCTTGTCGAGCTTATGGCCAATCAGA
The genomic region above belongs to bacterium and contains:
- a CDS encoding diguanylate cyclase, with protein sequence MQNNSHWSRECAVAITVCDAEGIIIEMNDRAAEVFAKDGGTKLIGTNVLDCHPEPSRSLLVELMANQRTHAYTIEKNGVKKLIYQTPWFENGQFGGLVEFSMEIPYEMPHFVRGT